One Thalassotalea hakodatensis DNA segment encodes these proteins:
- a CDS encoding flagella assembly protein FlgT yields the protein MQRLSFVILFLCLLVSPIHAQWYESQGHAYVIQGDSIEARTKAIENALKKALLVAGASVSSVQQVVNGLLTQNEINIRATGNINAFEIIDETHEDKTITVTIRADIIPQTRQCFSADYRKSMLITKSHLVHREQANIGGIYSLDSAIMKRLSDQIKQNGTYLSPQLSVKSSSAFSRYNNSLQLDKIKAVSMSLANITDSQYVMYSEIEDVSFATQAENSWAFWQEDIFERFFQLTVHIYNGANGERLFEKTYRNAAPWTFNKREQVDPHSHVFWQSRYGQIIDQALNQVSTDIDDNMMCQPTRGKIVQVNANQVRFNLGKQHGVQIGDEFSLLHLKNFITDSGHSYAGFNVSPFNVKVIQVSQSNAVAQTTDGALIDSIQINDVVVRY from the coding sequence ATGCAACGACTAAGCTTTGTAATTTTATTTTTATGTCTATTAGTAAGCCCTATACACGCCCAGTGGTATGAATCACAGGGGCATGCATATGTGATCCAAGGTGACTCTATAGAAGCACGAACAAAAGCCATTGAAAATGCACTTAAAAAAGCTCTACTCGTTGCAGGTGCTTCTGTTTCAAGTGTTCAACAAGTGGTCAACGGTCTGCTAACTCAGAATGAAATCAATATTCGCGCTACTGGCAATATTAATGCTTTTGAAATTATAGATGAAACTCATGAAGATAAAACCATCACAGTGACCATAAGAGCAGATATCATTCCGCAAACGCGGCAATGTTTTTCCGCTGATTATCGTAAGTCTATGCTGATCACTAAAAGCCATTTAGTGCATAGAGAACAGGCCAATATTGGCGGCATTTACTCCCTTGATTCAGCGATAATGAAACGCTTATCTGATCAGATAAAACAAAATGGCACCTACCTTTCACCGCAATTATCTGTGAAATCAAGTAGTGCCTTTTCAAGATATAACAATAGTTTACAGCTAGATAAAATTAAAGCGGTGTCAATGTCATTAGCCAATATCACCGACAGCCAATACGTTATGTATTCAGAAATTGAAGATGTCTCATTCGCCACACAAGCTGAAAACTCTTGGGCATTTTGGCAAGAAGATATATTTGAACGCTTTTTTCAATTAACCGTGCATATTTATAATGGTGCTAATGGTGAACGATTATTTGAAAAAACCTACCGAAACGCAGCACCATGGACATTCAATAAACGCGAACAGGTAGACCCTCACTCACATGTTTTCTGGCAAAGTCGTTACGGTCAAATCATCGATCAAGCGCTAAACCAAGTAAGTACTGATATCGATGACAACATGATGTGTCAACCTACTCGCGGTAAAATTGTACAAGTGAACGCTAATCAAGTTCGATTTAATCTAGGAAAACAGCATGGTGTGCAAATTGGTGATGAATTTTCATTGTTACACCTCAAAAATTTTATAACAGACAGTGGCCACTCATATGCAGGGTTTAATGTGAGTCCGTTTAACGTAAAAGTGATTCAAGTATCGCAATCAAATGCTGTTGCTCAAACCACTGATGGCGCTTTAATCGACAGCATTCAAATAAATGATGTCGTTGTGCGCTATTAA
- the tkt gene encoding transketolase — protein sequence MPSRKDLANAIRALSMDAVQQANSGHPGAPMGMADIAEVLWRDFLKHNPTDPNWVDRDRFILSNGHGSMLIYSLLHLSGYDLPIEEIKNFRQLHSKTPGHPEYGYTPGVETTTGPLGAGISNAVGMAIAEKTLAAQFNREGHDIVDHYTYCFLGDGCLMEGISHEVCSLAGTLGLGKLVAFWDDNGISIDGHVEGWFSDDTPKRFESYGWHVIADVDGHDPHAIKEAIEQAHLITDKPTMICCKTIIGFGAPNKSGSHDCHGAPLGHDEIAAARKFLNWPHASFEVPADIYSQWDQKEKGQTAQASWQEKFAAYKNAHPELAAEYERRVINGDLPAEFEAKANALIQECQEKSENIASRKASQNTIEAFGAILPELLGGSADLAGSNLTLWSGSKGIQDDPAGNYIYYGVREFGMSGIMNGISLHGGFINYGATFMMFMEYARNAVRMSALMGIQNIFVYTHDSIGQGEDGPTHQPIEQLTNLRTTPNMVTWRPADATESAVAWKNAIERQNAPTALVFSRQGLPAVSRSTEQVSNIAKGGYIVKDSNGTPDVILIATGSEVSLALKAAETLGDKVRVVSMPSSNIFDQQSDAYKESVLPSSVTKRVAIEAAHTDFWYKYVGFAGKVVGMTTFGESAPGNALFEHFGFTVENVVNTVNSL from the coding sequence ATGCCATCGCGTAAAGATCTCGCTAATGCTATTCGTGCATTAAGCATGGACGCAGTACAACAAGCAAACTCAGGTCACCCAGGAGCCCCTATGGGCATGGCAGATATTGCCGAAGTTCTATGGCGCGACTTTCTAAAGCATAACCCTACCGATCCTAATTGGGTAGATCGTGATCGATTTATCCTTTCGAATGGTCATGGCTCAATGCTTATATACTCTCTATTACATTTATCAGGTTATGACCTGCCAATTGAAGAAATTAAAAACTTCCGTCAGTTGCATTCAAAAACGCCCGGTCATCCTGAGTATGGCTATACACCAGGTGTTGAAACAACCACAGGCCCACTAGGCGCAGGTATTTCAAATGCGGTAGGTATGGCAATTGCCGAAAAAACCTTAGCGGCGCAGTTTAACCGCGAAGGTCACGACATTGTTGACCATTACACTTATTGCTTTTTAGGTGATGGCTGTTTAATGGAAGGCATTTCACATGAAGTATGCTCTTTAGCCGGTACGTTAGGCCTAGGTAAGCTTGTCGCTTTTTGGGATGATAACGGGATTTCCATAGATGGTCATGTTGAAGGTTGGTTCTCTGACGATACCCCAAAACGGTTTGAATCTTACGGCTGGCATGTAATCGCAGACGTTGATGGACATGACCCACACGCGATAAAAGAAGCGATAGAACAGGCTCATCTAATTACTGACAAACCAACAATGATTTGTTGTAAAACAATCATTGGTTTTGGCGCCCCTAATAAATCAGGTTCACATGACTGTCACGGTGCTCCGTTAGGCCATGATGAAATTGCAGCAGCACGTAAATTTTTAAATTGGCCACATGCCTCTTTTGAAGTACCCGCTGATATATACAGCCAATGGGATCAAAAAGAAAAAGGCCAAACAGCACAAGCAAGCTGGCAAGAAAAGTTCGCGGCATATAAAAATGCACACCCAGAACTTGCAGCAGAATATGAACGAAGAGTAATTAATGGCGATCTTCCTGCTGAATTCGAAGCAAAAGCAAACGCACTTATTCAAGAATGCCAAGAGAAGTCAGAAAACATTGCTTCAAGAAAGGCATCACAAAATACCATTGAAGCATTTGGGGCTATTTTACCTGAGTTATTAGGTGGCTCTGCTGATTTAGCGGGTTCAAATTTAACCCTATGGTCAGGCTCTAAAGGTATTCAAGACGATCCTGCCGGTAATTATATTTATTATGGTGTTCGTGAATTCGGTATGTCTGGCATCATGAACGGTATTTCATTGCATGGCGGCTTCATTAATTATGGCGCAACTTTCATGATGTTTATGGAGTACGCACGTAATGCAGTTCGTATGTCTGCATTAATGGGTATCCAAAATATCTTTGTTTATACCCATGATTCCATTGGGCAAGGTGAAGATGGTCCAACTCATCAGCCGATCGAGCAATTAACCAATTTACGTACAACACCCAATATGGTGACATGGCGTCCTGCCGACGCTACTGAATCAGCTGTTGCGTGGAAAAATGCCATTGAAAGACAAAATGCACCAACGGCATTAGTATTTTCACGCCAAGGATTACCTGCTGTATCACGTAGTACTGAACAGGTAAGTAACATTGCTAAAGGTGGTTATATTGTTAAAGATAGTAACGGTACACCTGACGTCATTTTAATTGCCACGGGTTCTGAAGTTTCGCTAGCGTTAAAAGCAGCCGAAACTCTTGGTGATAAAGTACGTGTTGTATCGATGCCTTCAAGCAATATTTTTGATCAGCAAAGTGATGCCTATAAAGAGTCTGTACTACCAAGCTCTGTTACTAAGCGTGTTGCTATTGAAGCTGCACATACTGACTTTTGGTATAAGTATGTAGGCTTTGCAGGCAAGGTGGTTGGCATGACGACCTTTGGTGAGTCAGCGCCAGGAAATGCATTGTTTGAGCACTTTGGTTTTACTGTTGAAAATGTTGTTAACACGGTAAACAGCTTATAA
- a CDS encoding flagella synthesis protein FlgN, with product MADNINYRQLLDKQFAQLQQLETIIDEERLTLQKNSPDALAKVTEQKNTLLLDIQTLDQQFSQSLAFSEQKANGELDEVLKAIEQALLRCKEKNQVNGHIIQQSQMAVERLKTTLLQQNDKSSVTYDSKGKTSGGLSSLGIKA from the coding sequence GTGGCTGACAATATCAATTACCGTCAATTATTAGATAAGCAGTTTGCTCAATTACAGCAACTTGAGACTATTATTGACGAAGAGCGGCTTACGTTACAAAAAAACTCACCTGATGCGCTTGCTAAAGTGACCGAACAAAAAAATACGTTGTTGCTCGATATTCAAACGTTAGATCAACAATTTTCACAAAGTTTGGCATTTAGTGAACAAAAAGCTAATGGCGAGTTAGATGAAGTACTAAAAGCAATAGAGCAAGCGTTACTACGTTGTAAAGAAAAAAACCAAGTAAACGGTCATATCATCCAACAATCGCAAATGGCCGTTGAACGTTTAAAAACCACTCTATTACAACAGAATGATAAATCTTCCGTGACCTATGATAGCAAAGGTAAAACTTCTGGTGGGCTTAGCAGCTTAGGTATAAAAGCTTAA
- a CDS encoding FlgO family outer membrane protein — protein sequence MKTWLMLMLLSGLVSCSAMHSKSNNNSDDDFYQAAHKNKGEIDAYQLPKHAINDVVKGLAFQMLQSSTFVTPKTPVAVASFVHLADLESTNWLGNQLSESFVHELQRHGLIVVDFKTTGHIRVTKEGDYIFSRDWKELPERQIIDYVVTGTMMEQNGGVMVNARMIGMQSRVVVATAQSFIPEWVIGDELQRRENVRIKDGMILRDSQAMLEEKRAVKIQQ from the coding sequence ATGAAAACTTGGTTAATGCTTATGTTATTGTCTGGATTAGTATCGTGTAGTGCGATGCATTCAAAAAGTAATAACAATTCAGATGACGACTTTTATCAAGCCGCTCATAAAAATAAAGGCGAAATTGATGCTTACCAACTACCAAAGCATGCGATAAATGATGTGGTGAAAGGCTTAGCGTTTCAGATGCTACAGAGTAGTACTTTTGTCACACCTAAAACACCGGTGGCGGTTGCGTCGTTTGTTCACTTAGCTGATTTAGAGTCAACGAACTGGCTTGGTAATCAACTCTCAGAAAGTTTTGTTCATGAATTGCAGCGGCATGGCTTAATTGTCGTTGACTTTAAAACGACTGGACACATACGTGTTACAAAAGAAGGCGACTATATATTTAGTCGTGACTGGAAAGAACTTCCAGAGCGTCAGATAATTGACTACGTAGTTACGGGCACGATGATGGAACAGAATGGCGGTGTTATGGTCAATGCTCGTATGATTGGCATGCAATCACGGGTAGTTGTTGCTACTGCGCAGTCATTTATTCCAGAATGGGTTATTGGTGATGAATTACAGCGCAGGGAAAACGTGCGGATAAAAGATGGCATGATCCTACGTGATTCTCAGGCAATGCTTGAAGAAAAAAGAGCTGTTAAAATTCAACAGTAA
- the flgA gene encoding flagellar basal body P-ring formation chaperone FlgA gives MSKLKIFITFSVLNTLLSSPISAEEYTREDIKLFAKNYVAQNLPASQGSKRVITPADIDPRIQINPCAVPLQANIPENYSTRNVNVKIYCESSTPWNIFLPVRVTEEVPVLVSTIKIAKGTVLDEGNIAIEWRPIHQTRGEVIRDPTLAYGARSKRSLTSGSVISKRMFCIVCKGESVVISAITDNLTIKTKGTALSNGVRGQQIRVRNNQSGRVVTAEVKAINQVVINL, from the coding sequence ATGAGCAAATTAAAGATATTTATCACTTTTTCTGTATTAAACACTTTATTGTCTAGCCCAATAAGTGCAGAAGAATACACACGCGAAGATATTAAATTATTTGCAAAAAATTACGTGGCACAAAACTTACCAGCTTCACAAGGAAGTAAACGGGTGATCACGCCCGCTGATATTGACCCAAGAATTCAAATAAATCCCTGCGCGGTTCCATTACAGGCGAATATACCTGAAAATTACTCAACGAGAAACGTCAATGTAAAAATATATTGCGAAAGCTCAACACCATGGAACATTTTTCTGCCAGTTCGCGTGACAGAAGAAGTGCCTGTTTTAGTGTCAACAATCAAAATAGCAAAAGGTACGGTGCTCGACGAAGGTAATATTGCCATAGAATGGCGACCTATCCACCAAACACGTGGTGAAGTTATTCGTGACCCAACATTAGCTTATGGCGCAAGGAGTAAACGCAGCTTAACGAGCGGAAGCGTGATTAGTAAACGCATGTTTTGTATTGTCTGCAAAGGTGAAAGTGTCGTTATCAGTGCAATTACAGATAACCTAACCATCAAAACAAAAGGAACAGCGCTTTCTAACGGTGTAAGAGGCCAGCAAATTAGAGTGCGTAATAATCAGTCCGGTAGAGTTGTTACAGCGGAAGTTAAAGCTATCAACCAAGTAGTGATTAATCTATAA
- the flgM gene encoding flagellar biosynthesis anti-sigma factor FlgM: protein MAININNLSNTGQVKQKVDQQTQLKQQNAQNATNTEQAKVASKDSFSITPQAKQLGDLQKKIEDSPIVDQKKVEELKKAITSGDYKINPEKLAASIASFEFDLAESV, encoded by the coding sequence ATGGCTATAAATATCAATAACTTGTCAAACACTGGGCAAGTAAAACAAAAAGTTGACCAGCAAACTCAACTTAAACAACAGAACGCGCAAAACGCAACGAATACTGAACAAGCTAAAGTCGCAAGTAAAGACTCTTTTTCAATTACACCGCAAGCTAAGCAACTTGGGGATTTACAGAAAAAGATTGAAGACTCTCCGATTGTAGATCAGAAAAAAGTTGAAGAGCTAAAAAAAGCGATTACTTCTGGTGATTATAAAATTAATCCAGAAAAATTAGCCGCGAGTATTGCGAGTTTCGAGTTTGATTTAGCTGAATCAGTTTAA
- a CDS encoding Gfo/Idh/MocA family protein, producing MIRIATVGSNIITEQFLGAIKHTNLFDIAGIYSRSAKKAEALATKHSARFVFNCLDELASCSEIDAVYIASPNSLHFEQSVQMLKAGKHVICEKPLASDFQLAKEMFRVAEENNVVLFEAFLTEFLPNFKVVQNSLNNIGRITQAHLNFCQYSSRYSKYIKGENPNTFNPTFANGSIMDIGYYCVATAVALFGEPRSIKASANLLASGVDGNGQVIFVYPNFTLVIAHSKVSHSFVNSEIQGENGSVQVKNLSQMEQVLLCRKGQTENDLTEVQHNNPMYYEAIEFAKCVQSGEMDVDKVARSLSVARIITEIRHQTNVVFPSDNQVIL from the coding sequence ATGATTCGAATAGCTACTGTAGGTTCTAATATCATCACAGAACAGTTTTTAGGTGCGATTAAACATACCAATTTGTTCGATATCGCAGGTATTTACTCTCGGAGCGCGAAAAAAGCTGAAGCTCTAGCCACCAAGCACAGTGCAAGATTTGTATTCAACTGCCTAGATGAATTAGCGAGTTGTTCAGAAATAGATGCTGTATACATTGCTAGCCCTAACTCACTACATTTTGAACAATCTGTTCAAATGCTAAAAGCTGGCAAACACGTTATATGTGAAAAACCGCTAGCCTCTGACTTTCAGCTAGCAAAAGAAATGTTTAGGGTTGCCGAAGAAAACAATGTGGTGCTTTTTGAAGCATTTCTCACAGAGTTCTTACCGAACTTCAAAGTAGTTCAGAATAGCCTCAATAATATTGGTAGAATCACTCAAGCGCATCTAAACTTTTGCCAATATTCTTCTCGTTATTCAAAATATATTAAGGGTGAAAACCCAAATACTTTCAACCCCACTTTCGCGAATGGTTCAATAATGGATATTGGTTACTATTGTGTTGCAACTGCTGTTGCATTGTTTGGTGAACCAAGGTCGATAAAAGCCTCAGCAAACCTTTTGGCTTCAGGTGTTGATGGTAATGGACAAGTCATTTTTGTTTATCCTAATTTTACCCTTGTTATTGCACACTCGAAAGTAAGTCACTCATTCGTCAATAGTGAGATACAAGGTGAAAACGGTTCAGTCCAAGTAAAAAACCTATCGCAGATGGAGCAGGTATTGCTATGCAGAAAAGGGCAAACTGAAAACGACCTGACTGAAGTACAGCACAATAATCCCATGTATTATGAAGCGATAGAATTTGCAAAGTGTGTGCAGTCTGGCGAAATGGACGTAGATAAAGTCGCTAGATCTTTATCTGTAGCGAGAATAATTACTGAGATACGACATCAAACGAATGTTGTTTTCCCCTCTGATAATCAAGTGATACTTTAG
- a CDS encoding LPP20 family lipoprotein yields the protein MKTCSLSKICCVVASLALLGCSSVYDKHVQWQAVKPEAFPLLTAVGQAPISLQKSSNDTQKMLMAIHASKIAAYAELAEQVYGQQLSSDLTMRNLIVEDQRLKASVQGIIRGAKVIKSYPVGDTYTTELHLDFKDVWEIYLANNRQKEIKHVKYY from the coding sequence ATGAAAACTTGTTCTTTATCTAAAATTTGCTGTGTGGTTGCTTCATTGGCATTACTTGGTTGTAGTTCTGTCTATGATAAACATGTGCAATGGCAAGCTGTAAAACCAGAAGCATTCCCTCTCCTTACTGCTGTAGGTCAAGCACCAATTAGTTTACAGAAATCGTCCAACGACACACAAAAAATGTTGATGGCAATTCATGCCTCTAAAATAGCCGCCTACGCCGAACTTGCTGAGCAAGTCTATGGACAACAGCTTTCTAGTGATTTAACAATGCGTAATTTAATTGTTGAAGACCAACGATTAAAAGCATCTGTGCAAGGTATTATCCGTGGTGCTAAAGTCATTAAAAGTTACCCTGTTGGTGATACCTATACCACGGAGTTACATCTTGATTTTAAAGATGTTTGGGAAATTTATTTAGCGAATAATAGACAGAAAGAAATTAAACACGTTAAATACTATTAA